In Desulfobacterales bacterium, the following proteins share a genomic window:
- a CDS encoding FkbM family methyltransferase: MKIDLGNSVSASRKNEREIVIYHIGGEGDYGPAMCVVNNMKPQIHMVLFEARVGTEDIDTSILTKLNKDGVPTTVIYKAIDERCGKTSFCVNKFPLSSSLLACSSLAAKEDPVYTHCHTWGENAELDHIITVDTVSIDEIVDSGVVPTPDIISIDAQGAELRILRGARRTLEKVLCVITEVEFFEIYEDQGLFDDQMKLLGQYGFRLFDILNTQYWHPSPAMGKGFLTVGEAAFMRYAINLPNMTSKRGYVPISLMDIGQLLRMSIIAASFQAFSYAYMLGKEIERRDPGLFVNLHSDPQYQIILKLVSAMDTHMEHYAKDPQFFLKVFPI; encoded by the coding sequence ATGAAGATAGATTTAGGAAATAGTGTCTCTGCATCAAGAAAAAACGAACGAGAGATTGTTATCTATCATATTGGTGGTGAAGGCGATTATGGCCCAGCTATGTGCGTAGTCAATAACATGAAACCCCAGATACATATGGTGCTTTTTGAGGCTCGTGTCGGGACTGAGGACATCGATACCTCTATATTGACAAAACTTAACAAAGATGGTGTTCCGACAACGGTTATTTACAAGGCTATTGATGAGCGATGCGGAAAAACTTCTTTTTGCGTTAATAAATTCCCGTTAAGTAGCAGCCTTTTAGCTTGTTCGTCTTTGGCCGCCAAGGAAGATCCCGTCTATACACATTGCCATACATGGGGGGAGAATGCTGAACTTGACCATATAATCACGGTTGATACGGTTTCTATTGATGAAATTGTTGATAGCGGTGTCGTACCAACGCCAGACATCATCAGTATAGACGCTCAAGGTGCTGAATTGCGTATTTTGCGTGGTGCCCGGCGGACACTTGAAAAGGTCTTATGTGTTATCACCGAGGTTGAGTTTTTTGAAATTTATGAGGATCAAGGATTGTTCGACGATCAAATGAAGCTGTTGGGACAATACGGCTTTCGTCTTTTCGATATCTTAAATACCCAGTATTGGCACCCTAGTCCCGCGATGGGGAAAGGCTTTCTTACTGTAGGCGAAGCGGCTTTCATGCGTTATGCCATCAATCTACCAAACATGACGAGCAAGCGGGGGTATGTTCCCATATCTTTGATGGATATAGGGCAACTACTTAGAATGTCCATAATTGCAGCGTCATTCCAAGCCTTCAGTTATGCGTATATGTTGGGAAAAGAGATTGAGCGGCGCGATCCTGGACTATTTGTTAATTTGCATTCTGACCCGCAATACCAAATCATTCTGAAACTGGTGTCAGCGATGGATACTCATATGGAACATTATGCTAAAGATCCACAGTTTTTCCTCAAGGTGTTTCCTATCTAA